The DNA sequence TTAATCAAGAAGCAATTCCGTTTAAGGAATTAAGGTTAAAAAAGAAGTTAGAATCTATACAAGACAATTATGATTATATAATAATAGATACTCCACCAAGTTTAGATTTCACTTTGACAAACGCTTTAGTAAGTAGTCAATATGTTTTAGTACCGATAACCGCTGAAAAATGGGCAGTTGAGAGTTTGGATCTTTTAGAGTTTTATTTAAGAAAAATAGGAACAAATGCGCCCATTTTTACATTGGTAACACGATTTAAAAAAAATAATACTCATAAACAATTACTAGACATTTTACAATTAAGAGAAGATTATTTAGGGATTATATCTGAAAGAGAAGATTTAAATAGGAGAATAGCAGAAAATGATAAATTTGATTTAGATAAAGATTATGTTTGTGAGTATAAAAAAATTCTTGAATGTTTTTTAAATAAGATGCAGGCTATGCCATCTTATGGATGGCGCATATAAAAAAATGTTCTTTAAAAAAAAATTCCGGTGCCGGAAAAAAATATGAGGTGATTTATATATGAATATACAATTAAATAAAAGAAATTTATCTAATGATAATGATGTTATAGTTAGGTATAAATCGTTAAAATCTCAATTAACGATTAATGTTAAATCTGAAATTTGTTCTAGATTGGAAACAATGAAAATTTTAAAAGAGATTAAAGATAATGAATATTACAAGCTAGATGGATATAAAAGTTTTGAAGATTTTACAAAAGACTATAAATTGGCAAAAACTCAAGCCTATGATTATTTAAGAATTGCCAATGCGATA is a window from the Borreliella afzelii genome containing:
- a CDS encoding ParA family protein; translated protein: MDTKKPKIITIASLKGGVGKSTTSIILATLLAKSKKILLIDIDTQASITSFYFNNIQNKNVNLENSNIYEILREGALGIRDVIINIDNNLDLIPSYLSLHKFNQEAIPFKELRLKKKLESIQDNYDYIIIDTPPSLDFTLTNALVSSQYVLVPITAEKWAVESLDLLEFYLRKIGTNAPIFTLVTRFKKNNTHKQLLDILQLREDYLGIISEREDLNRRIAENDKFDLDKDYVCEYKKILECFLNKMQAMPSYGWRI